From Streptomyces sp. NBC_00775, one genomic window encodes:
- a CDS encoding carbohydrate ABC transporter permease yields MSTDAGSLGKTAPVTVVKAKPSLGSRLASGVSGGIVRVFLLLVGLFWLVPTIGLLVSSLRKPQDMSASGWWKVFTEPSQLTVDSYQKLLENSDITNSLVNTVLITVPATLLVVVIGSLAGYAFAWMEFPGRDWWFLGVVGLLVVPVQVALIPIAELFGKIGIFGSITGVVFFHVGFGLPFAVFLLRNFFAEIPRELLEAARLDGAGELRLFVRVVMPLGGPAIASLGIFQFLWVWNDMLVALVFSDSGSQPITVALQTQVRQFGNNIDVLAPGAFISMVIPLAVFFAFQRQFVSGVMAGAVK; encoded by the coding sequence ATGAGCACAGATGCCGGAAGTCTCGGGAAGACGGCGCCCGTCACCGTCGTCAAGGCCAAGCCGTCACTCGGCTCCCGGCTCGCGAGCGGGGTCAGCGGCGGGATCGTACGCGTCTTCCTGCTGCTCGTCGGCCTGTTCTGGCTGGTGCCGACCATCGGGCTGCTGGTGTCCTCGCTGCGCAAGCCGCAGGACATGAGCGCGAGCGGCTGGTGGAAGGTCTTCACCGAGCCCTCGCAGCTCACCGTGGACAGCTACCAAAAGCTCCTGGAGAACAGCGACATCACCAACTCGCTGGTCAACACGGTGCTGATCACGGTCCCGGCGACCCTCCTCGTCGTCGTCATCGGCTCACTCGCGGGCTACGCCTTCGCGTGGATGGAGTTCCCGGGCCGCGACTGGTGGTTCCTGGGCGTGGTCGGCCTGCTGGTCGTGCCCGTGCAGGTGGCGCTGATCCCGATCGCCGAACTCTTCGGGAAGATCGGGATCTTCGGGTCGATCACCGGCGTGGTCTTCTTCCATGTGGGCTTCGGTCTGCCGTTCGCGGTGTTCCTGCTGCGGAACTTCTTCGCGGAGATCCCGCGGGAGCTCCTGGAGGCGGCCCGTCTCGACGGCGCGGGTGAACTGCGCCTGTTCGTACGGGTCGTGATGCCGCTCGGCGGTCCCGCGATCGCCTCGCTCGGGATCTTCCAGTTCCTGTGGGTGTGGAACGACATGCTGGTCGCGCTGGTGTTCTCCGACTCGGGCAGCCAGCCGATCACGGTCGCACTGCAGACGCAGGTACGCCAGTTCGGCAACAACATCGACGTACTGGCGCCGGGGGCCTTCATCTCGATGGTGATCCCGCTGGCCGTGTTCTTCGCGTTCCAGCGGCAGTTCGTGTCCGGGGTGATGGCCGGCGCGGTGAAATAG
- a CDS encoding carbohydrate ABC transporter permease → MSSATAGGTGSPVPPAAPRHKSVTGTRKTVVALFLLPALVLLGALVVYPIGYSVVRSFSNQSGDGFAGIDNYKALFTDDGIRTALKNNIIWVVFAPTVATALGLVFAVLTERVRWGTAFKLVVFMPMAISMLAAGIIFRLVYDQDPDKGVANAVWVGVHDTFAESSAFPKAHPGRQSPLEAQGGGFVTKNPVHTGQSVTLPLVGVAPDQMPGSAKKAVQAKAEPGKVTGTAWQDFTRGKGVGTLGQVDASELGYAGMKVEAVKGGKVVDSAKVRDDGTFTLSAKADGAQLRLPASNFKEPYNGLDWLGPSLVTPAIIGSYIWMWAGFAMVLIAAGLAGVPRELLEAARVDGANEWQVFRRITVPLLAPVLAVVTVTLMINVLKVFDLVFIIAPGSSQDDANVLALELYRKGFAEDQPGIASAIAVFLLLLVIPVMLFNVRRLRREVRR, encoded by the coding sequence ATGTCGTCGGCAACGGCGGGAGGGACCGGAAGCCCGGTTCCTCCCGCGGCACCACGGCACAAGAGCGTGACCGGCACCCGCAAGACCGTGGTAGCGCTCTTCCTGCTGCCCGCTCTGGTGCTGCTCGGCGCGCTCGTGGTCTACCCGATCGGGTACTCGGTCGTCCGCAGCTTCTCCAACCAGTCCGGCGACGGGTTCGCCGGAATCGACAACTACAAGGCCCTGTTCACCGACGACGGCATCCGTACCGCGCTCAAGAACAACATCATCTGGGTCGTCTTCGCTCCGACCGTCGCGACCGCGCTCGGACTCGTCTTCGCCGTGCTCACCGAACGGGTGCGCTGGGGTACGGCGTTCAAGCTGGTCGTCTTCATGCCGATGGCGATCTCGATGCTCGCCGCGGGCATCATCTTCCGGCTGGTGTACGACCAGGACCCGGACAAGGGCGTCGCCAACGCCGTCTGGGTGGGGGTGCACGACACGTTCGCCGAGTCGTCCGCGTTCCCGAAGGCCCACCCGGGGCGGCAGTCACCGCTCGAAGCCCAAGGTGGCGGGTTCGTCACCAAGAACCCCGTCCACACCGGGCAGTCCGTCACGCTCCCGCTCGTCGGCGTCGCCCCCGACCAGATGCCGGGCAGTGCCAAAAAGGCCGTCCAGGCCAAGGCCGAGCCCGGCAAGGTCACCGGCACCGCCTGGCAGGACTTCACCCGCGGCAAGGGCGTCGGGACGCTCGGCCAGGTGGACGCGAGTGAGCTCGGCTACGCGGGGATGAAGGTCGAGGCCGTGAAGGGCGGCAAGGTCGTCGATTCGGCGAAGGTGCGCGACGACGGGACCTTCACGCTCTCCGCCAAGGCCGACGGGGCTCAACTCCGGCTCCCGGCTAGCAACTTCAAGGAGCCGTACAACGGACTCGACTGGCTCGGCCCGTCGCTGGTCACCCCGGCCATCATCGGCTCGTACATCTGGATGTGGGCCGGTTTCGCGATGGTGCTGATCGCCGCGGGGCTCGCGGGTGTGCCGCGGGAGCTGCTCGAAGCCGCCCGGGTCGACGGCGCGAACGAGTGGCAGGTCTTCAGAAGGATCACCGTGCCGCTGCTCGCGCCCGTGCTCGCGGTCGTCACCGTCACCCTGATGATCAACGTCCTGAAGGTCTTCGACCTGGTCTTCATCATCGCGCCGGGCTCGTCCCAGGACGACGCCAACGTGCTGGCCCTGGAGCTGTACCGCAAGGGCTTCGCCGAGGACCAGCCGGGCATCGCGAGCGCCATCGCGGTGTTCCTGCTGCTGCTAGTGATCCCGGTGATGCTCTTCAATGTCCGGCGGCTGAGGCGGGAGGTGCGGCGATGA
- a CDS encoding ABC transporter substrate-binding protein, whose amino-acid sequence MRSNLRTRRSPNHSTSHPTHRSRRAAQAAAAAVIAGALTLTACGGDNKNDKSSNGNNTESSAGSGGIVTLPKLDGASLEVAAVWTGAEQTNFKKVLAEFEKRTGAKVTFVPAQDPIINFLGSKIAGGAPPDVAMLPQPGAIKQAVEKKWAKPVGTDAQAQLSKNYSQGWQDIGKVDGKQYGVYFKAANKSLVWYNAKVFENAGAKEPATWKDFLSAAQTIYDSGVTPVSIGGADGWTLTDWFENIYLSQAGPEKYDQLAQHKIKWTDPSVKDALTTLAQLWGNKNYIAGGADGALQTEFPASVTQTFTGGDQPKAGMVFEGDFVGVNIAETKAKIGTDAKVFPFPAVGSKAPVVSGGDAAVLLKESKAGQALLTFLASPDAATIWAKLGGYLSPNKSVANSAYPNAVQQSMAKALIAAGDDFRFDMSDQAPQAFGGTPGKGEWKDLQDFLKNPKDVAGAQAKLEADAAAAYKG is encoded by the coding sequence ATGCGCAGCAATCTTCGTACACGCAGGTCGCCCAATCACTCCACCAGTCACCCCACGCACAGGTCACGCAGAGCCGCACAGGCCGCCGCAGCCGCCGTCATCGCCGGCGCCCTCACCCTCACCGCCTGCGGCGGCGACAACAAGAACGACAAGAGCAGCAACGGCAACAACACGGAAAGCAGCGCCGGCAGCGGCGGCATCGTCACCCTTCCCAAGCTCGACGGCGCCAGTCTGGAAGTCGCCGCCGTGTGGACCGGCGCCGAACAGACCAACTTCAAGAAGGTGCTGGCGGAGTTCGAGAAGCGCACCGGCGCGAAGGTCACCTTCGTACCCGCGCAGGACCCGATCATCAACTTCCTCGGTTCGAAGATCGCGGGCGGCGCTCCACCGGACGTCGCGATGCTGCCGCAGCCCGGGGCCATCAAGCAGGCCGTCGAGAAGAAGTGGGCGAAGCCCGTCGGCACCGACGCCCAGGCGCAGCTCAGCAAGAACTACTCGCAGGGCTGGCAGGACATCGGCAAGGTCGACGGCAAGCAGTACGGCGTCTACTTCAAGGCCGCCAACAAGTCCCTTGTCTGGTACAACGCCAAGGTCTTCGAGAACGCGGGGGCGAAGGAACCCGCGACCTGGAAGGACTTCCTCTCCGCCGCCCAGACCATCTACGACTCCGGTGTCACCCCCGTCTCCATCGGCGGCGCGGACGGCTGGACCCTCACCGACTGGTTCGAGAACATCTATCTCTCCCAGGCCGGGCCGGAGAAGTACGACCAGCTCGCACAGCACAAGATCAAGTGGACGGACCCGTCCGTGAAGGACGCGCTGACCACGCTCGCCCAGCTGTGGGGCAACAAGAACTACATCGCGGGCGGCGCGGACGGCGCACTGCAGACGGAGTTCCCGGCGTCCGTGACGCAGACGTTCACCGGCGGCGACCAGCCCAAGGCGGGCATGGTCTTCGAGGGCGACTTCGTGGGCGTCAACATCGCGGAGACCAAGGCGAAGATCGGCACGGACGCGAAGGTCTTCCCGTTCCCGGCGGTGGGCAGCAAAGCCCCCGTCGTCAGCGGCGGCGACGCGGCCGTACTGCTGAAGGAGTCCAAGGCCGGTCAGGCGCTGCTCACCTTCCTCGCCTCGCCCGACGCGGCCACGATCTGGGCGAAGCTCGGCGGCTATCTCTCCCCCAACAAGAGTGTGGCCAACTCCGCGTACCCGAACGCCGTCCAGCAGTCGATGGCGAAGGCCCTGATCGCCGCCGGCGACGACTTCCGCTTCGACATGTCCGACCAGGCCCCGCAGGCCTTCGGCGGTACGCCCGGCAAGGGTGAGTGGAAGGACCTCCAGGACTTCCTGAAGAACCCGAAGGACGTGGCAGGGGCGCAGGCGAAGCTCGAAGCGGACGCGGCCGCGGCGTACAAGGGCTGA
- a CDS encoding FHA domain-containing protein codes for MQIRLTVVDPLGPPSEPRGRTAACDVLVTAPAGTALAAVASGLASAVGSDSQVVLYAGAERLDAQRCTLGEPPLTDGAVLSLGSPAEPGPDADDGAAQLHVVAGPDAGGVHLLHGGQIHIGRSADADVPLDDPDVSRLHCAVTVTPEGRVSVADLGSTNGTTLDGTRVGTRPVRLAPGALLRVGETALRLTPPGATGALGTAPDGEGHVRVTAGAGPGTGTRSDGGPARPGPASPAATVPRARVGGAARTPAAGKPGGTAVPPPAGDTHHAYGSAEWGAAGGVPRGAQEHGPADPHTAPSGRPTPTPSVVPEQGGAPRIETRPRDGAGPDGGPAPAGHGEPPAGPEDDASGPGTGGTRKGTPQRGTDVPPGVRRRGGIGAWARRLTGGRGGPTGAGQDPYDDEEAAPEDPLPTVSQSPESWPDPATLLLTALGPGPRLWERGPGHQEALTVRLGTADRAAPDGSGLLPAVPVTAGLREAGALGLAGPRPRLAGLARAVVAQLAALHSPDALEIVLISTDRSRTVQERTAEWSWLGWLPHVRPTHGQDCRLLLAYDREQATARTDELLRRLEDHLTETGGAAGGPVPLSAYGVGGTQARDDRQGTDLRGGARRPSWARDEDPADTGFDGPYTVVVVDGDPGSADVREAVVRLAHEGARAGIHVVCLAETPAASPASPVTETYEAACEASPAFRECGAVALLSGDVATALRLMRIAPGGPASSPPRGATRYGQGDAAGAGRGGLGGSTRAESVDRARGGGAAGQPQGEHGHGGSPRGGPAHGGSPHPGPAHTGSPNTGTADSSSRHGGHTHPGFTGHRPRGPVGHGTVAAIDAVSVAWAERFARALAPLRTDGTHGTYGDRHARVSAPLPPMSRLLDELGLARATPASLMARWADAADDTEALGGRARAVLGAGPRGPVAVDLPAEGPHLLIEGPSGSGRTELLRSIAASLAAAERPDRLGIVLIDGRDGIGGNGAGRGEGLQVCTDLPHVTTHLTANDPVRMREFAQALSAELKRRAELLGRLDFVEWHTRREVPGRIVVQRSAKSASSGMVPGASSSGAADLDAPPSSTMRLRPAASRERTEPGPPLARLVVVVDDLDALLSPALGSPGRPSAGSVVRALEAVAREGERLGVHLVAAAGVDGRTAGSELARSAALRIALDAPSPGAGPDEPGPGRGRLLRADGRDTPFQGGRVTGRIPRTATLRPTVVPLEWHRMGDPPARRPVRELGNGPTDLALLASALERAARSVSASEVPSLL; via the coding sequence ATGCAGATCCGGCTGACCGTCGTAGACCCGCTGGGCCCGCCCTCGGAGCCGCGGGGGCGAACCGCGGCCTGCGATGTGCTGGTCACCGCGCCCGCCGGGACGGCGCTGGCCGCGGTCGCGTCGGGGCTCGCCTCGGCGGTCGGGAGTGACAGCCAGGTCGTGCTGTACGCGGGTGCGGAGCGCCTCGACGCACAGCGCTGCACGCTGGGCGAACCGCCCCTGACGGACGGTGCCGTGCTGTCCCTGGGCAGCCCCGCGGAGCCCGGCCCCGACGCGGACGACGGCGCCGCCCAGCTCCATGTGGTCGCGGGCCCCGACGCCGGCGGCGTCCACCTCCTGCACGGCGGCCAGATCCACATCGGCCGCTCCGCCGACGCGGACGTGCCCCTGGACGACCCCGACGTCTCCCGCCTGCACTGCGCGGTCACGGTCACCCCCGAGGGCCGCGTCTCGGTCGCCGACCTCGGCTCGACGAACGGCACGACGCTGGACGGCACCCGCGTCGGCACCCGCCCGGTCCGCCTCGCTCCCGGTGCGCTCCTCAGGGTCGGCGAGACCGCACTGCGGCTGACTCCGCCCGGGGCCACGGGGGCCCTGGGGACGGCGCCGGACGGGGAGGGGCACGTGCGCGTGACCGCCGGTGCCGGGCCCGGCACGGGAACCCGGTCCGACGGCGGCCCCGCCCGCCCGGGGCCGGCGTCACCGGCCGCGACCGTGCCCCGCGCGCGCGTGGGGGGCGCCGCCCGGACCCCGGCCGCCGGGAAACCCGGCGGCACCGCGGTCCCGCCGCCCGCCGGTGACACGCATCACGCCTACGGATCGGCGGAGTGGGGAGCCGCGGGAGGAGTCCCGCGCGGGGCGCAGGAGCACGGTCCGGCCGACCCGCACACCGCGCCGTCCGGCAGGCCCACTCCCACACCGTCCGTGGTGCCCGAACAGGGCGGGGCGCCCCGCATCGAGACCCGGCCGCGCGACGGCGCCGGACCCGACGGCGGCCCCGCGCCCGCCGGACACGGCGAACCCCCGGCCGGGCCCGAGGACGACGCCTCCGGCCCGGGAACCGGAGGCACCCGCAAGGGCACTCCCCAGCGGGGCACGGACGTCCCGCCGGGCGTGCGCAGGCGCGGCGGGATCGGCGCGTGGGCCCGGCGGCTGACCGGCGGACGCGGTGGACCGACGGGAGCCGGACAGGACCCGTACGACGACGAGGAAGCCGCGCCGGAGGACCCCCTCCCGACGGTGTCCCAGTCCCCGGAGAGCTGGCCCGACCCCGCGACCCTGCTGCTCACCGCGCTGGGGCCGGGACCTCGGCTGTGGGAGCGCGGCCCCGGTCACCAGGAGGCGCTGACCGTGCGGCTGGGCACGGCCGACCGGGCGGCGCCCGACGGTTCGGGCCTGCTGCCCGCGGTGCCGGTCACCGCGGGGCTGCGGGAGGCCGGCGCGCTGGGCCTGGCCGGACCGCGTCCGCGCCTCGCGGGCCTGGCCCGCGCGGTGGTGGCCCAGCTCGCCGCGCTGCACTCCCCCGACGCCCTCGAAATCGTTCTGATCAGCACGGACCGCTCCCGCACCGTCCAGGAGCGCACCGCCGAGTGGTCCTGGCTGGGCTGGCTCCCCCACGTCCGCCCCACCCACGGCCAGGACTGCCGCCTCCTCCTCGCCTACGACCGCGAACAGGCGACGGCCCGCACGGACGAACTCCTCCGCCGCCTGGAGGACCACCTGACGGAAACGGGTGGCGCGGCGGGCGGTCCCGTCCCGCTCAGCGCCTACGGCGTCGGCGGCACGCAGGCCCGGGACGATCGCCAGGGCACCGACCTGCGCGGCGGAGCCCGGCGGCCCTCCTGGGCGCGGGACGAGGACCCGGCGGACACGGGCTTCGACGGGCCGTACACCGTGGTGGTCGTGGACGGGGACCCCGGGAGCGCCGACGTACGCGAGGCCGTGGTGCGGCTGGCGCACGAGGGGGCGCGGGCCGGGATCCATGTGGTGTGCCTCGCCGAGACCCCGGCGGCGTCGCCCGCGTCACCGGTGACGGAGACGTACGAGGCGGCATGCGAGGCGTCGCCCGCGTTCCGGGAGTGCGGGGCGGTCGCCCTGCTCAGCGGAGACGTGGCCACGGCGCTGCGGCTGATGCGGATCGCGCCGGGCGGCCCCGCGAGCTCCCCGCCGAGGGGAGCCACGCGGTACGGGCAGGGTGACGCCGCGGGGGCCGGCAGAGGCGGACTCGGAGGGTCCACGCGAGCCGAATCCGTGGACCGCGCGCGCGGCGGCGGCGCCGCCGGACAGCCCCAGGGCGAGCACGGTCACGGCGGATCCCCACGCGGCGGACCGGCCCACGGCGGTTCGCCGCACCCCGGCCCCGCCCACACGGGCTCCCCGAACACCGGGACCGCAGACAGCAGTTCGCGGCACGGCGGCCACACCCACCCCGGCTTCACCGGACACCGGCCGCGCGGCCCCGTGGGCCACGGCACCGTCGCGGCGATCGACGCCGTGTCGGTCGCGTGGGCCGAGCGGTTCGCGCGGGCCCTCGCGCCCTTGCGCACGGACGGCACGCACGGCACATACGGCGACCGGCACGCGCGCGTGTCCGCACCCTTGCCCCCCATGTCCCGCCTGCTCGACGAGTTGGGGCTCGCACGAGCCACTCCCGCCTCCCTGATGGCACGTTGGGCGGACGCGGCGGACGACACGGAAGCGCTCGGTGGGCGCGCCCGGGCCGTCCTCGGCGCCGGGCCGCGCGGGCCCGTCGCCGTGGATCTCCCCGCCGAGGGCCCGCATCTGCTGATCGAGGGCCCCTCGGGCAGCGGTCGTACGGAACTGCTGCGCTCGATCGCCGCGTCCCTGGCCGCGGCGGAGCGGCCCGACCGGCTCGGGATCGTCCTCATAGACGGGCGGGACGGCATCGGGGGCAATGGCGCGGGGCGGGGCGAGGGGCTCCAGGTCTGTACGGATCTCCCGCATGTCACCACCCACCTCACCGCCAACGACCCCGTACGGATGCGGGAGTTCGCCCAGGCCCTCAGTGCCGAGCTGAAGCGACGGGCCGAGCTGCTCGGACGGCTCGACTTCGTGGAGTGGCACACCCGGCGCGAGGTGCCCGGCCGGATCGTGGTTCAGCGCTCGGCCAAGTCGGCTTCGTCCGGCATGGTGCCCGGTGCGTCGTCGTCCGGTGCCGCGGATCTCGACGCGCCGCCGAGTTCGACCATGCGGTTGCGACCTGCGGCTTCGCGGGAGCGTACGGAGCCTGGGCCGCCGCTCGCCCGGCTTGTCGTGGTGGTCGATGATCTGGACGCGCTGCTCTCTCCGGCGTTGGGGTCGCCCGGGCGGCCCTCGGCGGGGTCGGTCGTGCGGGCGCTGGAGGCCGTTGCCCGTGAGGGCGAGCGGTTGGGGGTGCACCTGGTGGCTGCGGCCGGGGTCGATGGGCGTACGGCGGGGTCCGAGCTGGCTCGGTCCGCCGCGCTGCGCATCGCGCTCGACGCGCCGTCGCCGGGGGCGGGGCCGGACGAACCCGGTCCCGGGCGGGGCCGGCTCCTGCGGGCCGACGGCCGGGACACGCCCTTCCAGGGCGGTCGGGTCACCGGACGCATCCCTCGCACCGCCACCCTCCGCCCCACCGTCGTCCCCCTGGAGTGGCACCGCATGGGTGACCCTCCGGCCCGCCGGCCCGTCCGCGAACTCGGCAACGGCCCCACGGACTTGGCCCTCCTCGCCAGCGCCCTGGAACGAGCGGCCCGCTCCGTCTCCGCGTCCGAGGTGCCCTCGCTGCTGTAG
- a CDS encoding serine/threonine-protein kinase — MRPVGSKYLLEEPLGRGATGTVWRARQRETAGAEAAVAGQPGETVAIKVLKEELASDADIVMRFLRERSVLLRLTHPNIVRVRDLVVEGDLLALVMDLIDGPDLHRYLRENGPFSPVAAALLTAQVADALAASHADGVVHRDLKPANVLLKQDGGQMHPMLTDFGIARLADSPGLTRTHEFVGTPAYVAPESAEGRPQTSAVDIYGAGILLYELVTGRPPFGGGSALEVLHQHLSAEPRRPSTVPDPLWTVIERCLRKNPDERPSAENLARGLRAVAAGVGVHANAAQIAAADGVGALLAPDPAPTAVPGAADPTQVLPHGAGAYDPNGATSVLPHTGDADPTSVLPHRGAADPTAVMPPVPQHQPGGQPGQAEDPHPWQNQLRAARDRNEQTQVQYLDPNEDPLRRRPQRQVARPQQRPQQQRPPQGQQPPPGYGYPQQQQPQQYAPQQPQQYAPQQPQHQQPQRYAPAPQQQPQPQRYAPPQEPQQPAPRQPRQRGANPTKIPGLGCLKGCLFTIVILFVAGWLIWEFSPLQDWIGSGKGYFAQLKDWFNTVSGWIGDLGGGGSSSN, encoded by the coding sequence GTGCGGCCGGTAGGGAGCAAGTACCTCCTTGAGGAGCCGCTGGGGCGCGGCGCCACAGGCACCGTCTGGCGAGCCCGCCAGAGGGAGACCGCGGGCGCCGAGGCGGCCGTGGCCGGGCAGCCCGGCGAGACCGTGGCGATCAAGGTCCTCAAGGAGGAGCTCGCCAGCGACGCGGACATCGTGATGCGGTTCCTGCGGGAGCGCTCCGTGCTGCTCCGGCTGACCCACCCGAACATCGTGCGCGTACGGGACCTCGTCGTCGAAGGCGATCTGCTCGCCCTCGTCATGGACCTGATCGACGGGCCCGACCTGCACCGCTACCTGCGCGAGAACGGGCCCTTCAGCCCCGTCGCCGCCGCCCTCCTCACCGCGCAGGTCGCCGACGCGCTCGCCGCCAGCCACGCCGACGGCGTCGTCCACCGCGACCTGAAGCCCGCGAACGTCCTGCTCAAGCAGGACGGCGGCCAGATGCACCCGATGCTGACGGACTTCGGCATCGCCCGGCTCGCCGACTCCCCGGGCCTCACCCGCACCCACGAGTTCGTCGGCACCCCCGCCTATGTCGCGCCCGAGTCCGCGGAGGGGCGTCCGCAGACGTCCGCCGTCGACATCTACGGAGCGGGCATCCTGCTGTACGAGCTGGTCACCGGGCGTCCGCCGTTCGGCGGCGGCTCCGCCCTGGAGGTGCTGCACCAGCACCTGAGCGCCGAGCCGCGCCGCCCTTCGACCGTCCCGGACCCGCTGTGGACCGTCATAGAACGCTGTCTGCGCAAGAACCCGGACGAGCGGCCGAGCGCCGAGAACCTCGCACGCGGGCTGCGCGCCGTCGCCGCGGGCGTCGGTGTGCACGCGAACGCCGCGCAGATCGCCGCCGCCGACGGCGTGGGGGCGCTGCTCGCCCCCGACCCGGCCCCGACGGCCGTCCCCGGAGCCGCCGATCCCACGCAGGTGCTGCCGCACGGCGCGGGCGCGTACGACCCGAACGGCGCGACCAGCGTCCTGCCGCACACCGGTGACGCCGACCCCACCTCCGTCCTCCCGCACCGCGGCGCGGCCGATCCGACCGCCGTCATGCCGCCCGTGCCGCAGCACCAGCCGGGCGGCCAGCCCGGTCAGGCCGAGGACCCGCATCCCTGGCAGAACCAGCTGCGCGCGGCCCGCGACCGCAACGAACAGACGCAGGTCCAGTACCTCGACCCGAACGAGGACCCGCTGCGCCGCCGTCCCCAGCGGCAGGTCGCACGGCCCCAGCAGCGCCCTCAGCAGCAGCGACCGCCGCAGGGCCAGCAGCCGCCGCCCGGGTACGGGTATCCGCAGCAGCAACAGCCGCAGCAGTACGCGCCCCAGCAGCCGCAGCAGTACGCACCGCAGCAGCCCCAGCACCAGCAGCCGCAGCGGTACGCCCCCGCGCCCCAGCAGCAGCCTCAGCCGCAGCGGTACGCGCCGCCGCAGGAGCCCCAGCAGCCCGCGCCGCGACAGCCCCGTCAGCGCGGCGCCAACCCCACGAAGATTCCGGGGCTCGGCTGTCTGAAGGGGTGCCTGTTCACCATCGTCATCCTGTTCGTCGCCGGGTGGCTGATCTGGGAGTTCAGTCCCCTCCAGGACTGGATCGGTTCGGGCAAGGGGTACTTCGCCCAGCTGAAGGACTGGTTCAACACCGTCAGCGGGTGGATCGGCGATCTCGGCGGGGGCGGCTCCTCCAGCAACTGA
- a CDS encoding serine/threonine-protein kinase: MARKIGSRYTANQILGRGSAGTVWLGEGPEGPVAIKLLREDLASDQELVGRFVQERTALLGLDDPHVVAVRDLVVDGNDLALVMDLVRGTDLRTRLDRERRLAPEAAVAIVADVADGLAAAHAAGVVHRDVKPENVLLDMQGPLGPGGSHPALLTDFGVAKLIDSPRRTRATKIIGTPDYLAPEIIEGLPPRAAVDIYALATVLYELLAGFTPFGGGHPGAVLRRHVTETVVPLPGIPDELWQLIVQCLAKAPASRLRASELGARLREQLPLLAGMPPLDVDSPDAESEDGDEAYEEAAEPSAPASARVRRGAVPLVSGAAPDSNRDTHTSMRVPGPDELAGGARGTARAPRAAGAPRPGSARHRASARRRRITLGAAAVALVAAVGVGTWLATSGDDADATPQDTKNSAPASP, from the coding sequence TTGGCACGCAAGATCGGGAGCCGGTACACCGCGAACCAGATTCTGGGGCGGGGCAGCGCCGGCACGGTGTGGCTGGGCGAGGGGCCGGAGGGGCCTGTCGCCATCAAGCTGCTGCGCGAGGACCTCGCGTCCGACCAGGAGCTCGTCGGGCGTTTCGTCCAGGAGCGCACGGCGCTGCTGGGCCTCGACGACCCGCATGTGGTCGCGGTCCGCGACCTGGTGGTGGACGGGAACGACCTCGCGCTCGTCATGGATCTCGTACGGGGTACGGATCTCCGCACCCGGCTCGACCGGGAGCGGCGGCTCGCCCCCGAGGCAGCGGTCGCGATCGTCGCGGATGTCGCGGACGGGCTCGCGGCCGCGCACGCCGCCGGGGTCGTCCACCGGGACGTGAAGCCCGAGAACGTCCTGCTCGACATGCAGGGCCCGCTCGGCCCCGGCGGCTCGCACCCCGCGCTGCTGACCGACTTCGGTGTGGCGAAACTCATCGACTCACCTCGCCGGACCCGGGCCACGAAGATCATCGGTACGCCGGACTACCTCGCGCCCGAGATCATCGAGGGGCTGCCGCCGCGGGCCGCCGTCGACATCTACGCGCTGGCGACGGTGCTGTACGAGCTCCTCGCCGGCTTCACGCCCTTCGGGGGCGGACACCCGGGCGCGGTCCTGCGCCGCCATGTCACCGAGACCGTGGTCCCGCTCCCCGGCATCCCGGACGAGCTGTGGCAGCTGATCGTGCAGTGCCTGGCGAAGGCGCCGGCGTCACGGCTGCGGGCGTCGGAGCTGGGGGCGCGGCTGCGGGAGCAGTTGCCGTTGCTGGCGGGGATGCCGCCGTTGGACGTGGATTCGCCGGACGCGGAGTCGGAGGACGGGGACGAGGCGTACGAGGAGGCGGCGGAGCCGTCCGCTCCCGCCTCGGCGCGGGTTCGGCGGGGGGCTGTGCCGCTGGTGTCCGGGGCCGCGCCCGACTCCAACCGGGACACCCATACGTCGATGAGGGTGCCCGGGCCGGACGAGCTGGCGGGGGGCGCTCGCGGTACGGCTCGCGCACCGCGGGCCGCGGGGGCTCCCCGGCCGGGGTCGGCCCGGCATCGGGCCTCCGCCCGGCGGCGGCGTATCACGCTGGGGGCGGCGGCTGTCGCTCTCGTCGCCGCGGTGGGGGTCGGTACCTGGCTCGCCACGTCGGGCGACGACGCCGACGCGACTCCCCAGGACACGAAGAACTCGGCACCGGCCTCACCGTGA